In Arthrobacter citreus, a genomic segment contains:
- a CDS encoding ABC transporter permease — MTSFFVLLAATVLMFVLAVNSGDPLADLIELQSAERESRIAQRTAALHLDQPVAVRYLLWLQEVGRCIIPGGAECTLGLNRAGSPVIDQLQTAIGSTFRLVVVATLVAIVLGVAVGLISALRQYSVFDYSITFIAFLLFSMPLFWLSTLLKQYLAIDLNTWLADPQMSYLGIAGVGLIAGIVGAVAFGGDRQRRLRVFAIVAVGTAVTFYLLLITNWFKTPGLGPVGLLITAFGLALGITAMLAGFRRRRILYAALATAAIGYIGYLVTQPLMQDPNWLVIVALAVLTLLVSMVIGHFVGGPYAKQTRNITAVIGLSIGFFVFIDALLSAYPSLARKNGGRPIPTTGSSTPNLQGTFWEINLDYALYLVLPTIAIMLISFATYTRYTRASMLEVMNQDYVRTARAKGLSERTVVVKHAFRNAMIPITTLMAFDFAGVLGGAVITEAVFGWSGMGKMFTEGLTNVDPNVIMAFFLVTGVAAVTFNMLADIAYAFLDPRISLN, encoded by the coding sequence GTGACCTCGTTCTTTGTCCTCCTCGCAGCCACCGTGCTGATGTTCGTCCTGGCAGTCAACTCGGGAGATCCCCTAGCTGATCTCATCGAACTGCAAAGCGCCGAACGCGAATCACGCATCGCTCAGCGAACTGCTGCGCTCCATCTGGACCAGCCCGTGGCGGTCCGTTATCTGCTGTGGCTGCAGGAAGTTGGCCGCTGCATTATTCCCGGTGGCGCTGAGTGCACGCTGGGACTGAACCGCGCCGGCTCTCCCGTCATCGACCAGCTGCAGACAGCCATCGGCTCCACCTTCCGGCTTGTCGTTGTTGCCACCCTTGTGGCCATCGTCCTCGGCGTCGCAGTCGGCCTGATCAGTGCACTGCGCCAGTACAGCGTCTTCGATTACTCCATTACCTTCATTGCTTTCCTCCTCTTCTCCATGCCGCTGTTCTGGCTCTCCACACTGCTCAAGCAGTACCTGGCAATCGACCTGAACACCTGGCTTGCAGATCCACAAATGTCGTATCTGGGCATAGCCGGGGTAGGGCTGATTGCCGGAATCGTCGGGGCAGTAGCCTTCGGCGGAGACCGGCAGCGCCGTTTGCGTGTCTTCGCCATTGTTGCCGTTGGCACCGCGGTCACGTTCTATCTGCTGCTCATCACCAACTGGTTCAAAACTCCCGGCTTGGGCCCGGTGGGCCTGCTCATCACAGCCTTCGGCCTGGCACTGGGCATCACGGCGATGCTGGCGGGCTTCCGCCGGCGCCGCATCCTGTACGCGGCGCTTGCCACGGCAGCCATCGGCTACATCGGGTATCTGGTGACCCAGCCGCTGATGCAGGATCCGAACTGGCTGGTCATCGTTGCCCTTGCGGTCCTGACGCTGCTCGTGTCCATGGTCATCGGTCATTTTGTCGGCGGCCCCTACGCCAAGCAGACCCGGAACATCACGGCTGTCATCGGCCTGAGCATCGGGTTCTTCGTCTTTATCGATGCCCTCCTCAGCGCTTACCCCTCCCTGGCCCGCAAAAACGGCGGCCGTCCGATTCCGACCACGGGTTCGTCGACTCCCAACCTGCAGGGCACCTTCTGGGAGATCAACCTGGACTATGCCCTGTATCTGGTGCTTCCCACCATCGCCATCATGCTGATCTCGTTCGCCACCTATACCCGATACACGCGAGCCAGCATGCTCGAGGTCATGAACCAGGACTACGTCCGCACGGCCCGGGCCAAGGGCCTGAGCGAGCGCACCGTGGTAGTGAAGCATGCCTTCCGCAACGCCATGATCCCCATCACCACCCTCATGGCGTTCGACTTCGCCGGAGTCCTCGGCGGCGCCGTCATCACCGAGGCGGTGTTTGGCTGGAGCGGAATGGGAAAGATGTTCACGGAGGGCCTCACAAACGTCGATCCGAATGTGATCATGGCGTTCTTCCTGGTAACCGGCGTGGCCGCGGTGACCTTCAACATGCTGGCCGACATCGCGTACGCGTTCCTCGACCCGCGCATTAGCCTGAACTGA
- a CDS encoding ABC transporter family substrate-binding protein: MRTKRTATLAALSVGALFLGACGSAGGGDTADSDTTEEAANLASSISVAISQAPDFYNGGTSKSNSVYNTYVDNLVHSNFSEYSPDGVIRNEEFGTFEKVSDDPLTVKYTINEDAVWSDGTPIDFDDILLNWAAFSGKVVEGEAEIFEPSSNNGYEYLNMPEGEAGAKEFEYVYETPYADWENLMIGSLMPAHIAAEQGGLSVENDGEALIAAIQDNDTAALKPVADFWNTGWGYAEGLPSLPDAALIPSSGPYKLDNAAGGNLTLTKNENYWGENREGATESIVFKTIDDTEAVQALQNGDVDVIEPSGPTGDTKDQITAIGESVNMITGTGMTFTHIDLDQSENGVFKDLKVRQAFSKCVPRQDIVDKFVKPVDPEATVLNLRDFQQSQAEYDEVLEAAPSASEYDEVDLEGAKSLMEEAGKTEPVDVRMLFSSASQVRADITALIKDSCDQAGFNIIATPDAEWTKKLDELGSWDAAIFGWAGSGLVASAQSIYDSEGVQNYGKFKSDKVDELWDEVARTTEADKVLELKKQLEEELAKDVYNVVLYTQADIVAHNSGMENVEYNPTQSGVTWNAFEWTKKA, encoded by the coding sequence ATGCGTACAAAGCGCACGGCAACTCTTGCCGCACTTTCCGTGGGGGCCCTCTTCCTTGGCGCCTGCGGCTCAGCCGGAGGCGGAGACACCGCTGACAGCGACACCACAGAAGAGGCAGCCAACCTCGCGTCGTCCATTTCCGTAGCCATCAGCCAGGCCCCGGACTTCTACAACGGCGGCACCTCAAAGTCCAACAGCGTGTACAACACGTACGTGGACAACCTGGTGCACAGCAACTTCTCGGAATACAGCCCTGACGGCGTTATCCGCAACGAGGAGTTCGGTACCTTCGAAAAGGTCAGTGACGATCCCCTGACCGTGAAGTACACCATCAACGAAGACGCAGTCTGGTCCGACGGCACGCCGATCGACTTCGACGACATCCTGCTGAACTGGGCCGCATTCTCCGGCAAGGTAGTTGAGGGCGAAGCTGAAATCTTCGAGCCCTCCTCCAACAACGGTTATGAATACCTCAACATGCCTGAGGGCGAAGCAGGCGCCAAGGAGTTCGAGTACGTCTACGAGACTCCCTACGCTGACTGGGAGAACCTGATGATCGGCTCCCTCATGCCGGCCCACATCGCCGCGGAGCAGGGCGGGCTGAGCGTTGAAAACGACGGCGAGGCACTCATCGCCGCGATCCAGGATAACGACACCGCTGCACTGAAGCCCGTTGCTGACTTCTGGAACACCGGCTGGGGTTACGCCGAGGGCCTTCCCTCGCTTCCCGATGCAGCACTGATTCCCTCCTCCGGTCCGTACAAGCTCGACAATGCCGCCGGCGGAAACCTCACACTGACCAAGAACGAGAACTACTGGGGCGAGAACCGCGAGGGCGCCACCGAGAGCATCGTTTTCAAGACCATTGATGACACCGAAGCCGTCCAGGCGCTGCAGAACGGTGACGTGGACGTCATTGAACCGTCCGGCCCCACCGGCGACACCAAGGACCAGATCACCGCGATCGGTGAGTCGGTCAACATGATCACCGGTACGGGCATGACCTTCACCCACATTGACCTGGACCAGTCCGAAAACGGCGTGTTCAAGGACCTCAAGGTCCGCCAGGCCTTCTCCAAGTGCGTTCCGCGCCAGGACATCGTGGACAAGTTCGTCAAGCCGGTCGACCCGGAGGCCACCGTGCTGAACCTGCGCGACTTCCAGCAGTCGCAGGCGGAATACGACGAAGTTCTTGAAGCAGCCCCGTCCGCCAGTGAATACGATGAGGTTGACCTCGAAGGCGCCAAGTCGCTGATGGAAGAGGCCGGCAAGACCGAGCCCGTTGACGTCCGCATGCTGTTCTCGTCGGCAAGCCAGGTGCGCGCCGATATCACTGCCCTGATCAAGGATTCCTGCGACCAGGCCGGCTTCAACATCATTGCCACCCCCGATGCCGAGTGGACCAAGAAGCTTGATGAGCTCGGCTCCTGGGATGCTGCAATCTTCGGCTGGGCCGGTTCAGGCCTGGTAGCCAGCGCGCAGTCGATCTACGACTCCGAGGGTGTCCAGAACTACGGCAAGTTCAAGAGCGACAAGGTCGACGAACTGTGGGACGAAGTTGCCCGCACCACCGAGGCCGATAAGGTTCTCGAGCTGAAGAAGCAGCTCGAAGAGGAACTGGCCAAGGACGTCTACAACGTCGTTCTCTACACCCAGGCCGACATTGTTGCCCACAACTCCGGCATGGAGAACGTGGAGTACAACCCCACCCAGAGCGGCGTGACATGGAACGCCTTCGAGTGGACCAAGAAGGCCTAA